AGTATTCGTCAGCTCCATGTGTCACCACACTTCCACCTCGAACCTATCTACCTTGTCGTCTTCAAGGGATCTTACTTACTTGCGTAATGGGAAATCTCATCTTGAGGGGGGCTTCATGCTTAGATGCTTTCAGCACTTATCCCGTCCACACATAGCTACCCAGCGATGCTCTTGGCAGAACAACTGGTACACCAGCGGTGTGTCCATCCCGGTCCTCTCGTACTAAGGACAGCTCCTCTCAAATTTCCTACGCCCACGACGGATAGGGACCGAACTGTCTCACGACGTTCTGAACCCAGCTCGCGTACCGCTTTAATGGGCGAACAGCCCAACCCTTGGGACCGACTACAGCCCCAGGATGCGATGAGCCGACATCGAGGTGCCAAACCTCCCCGTCGATGTGGACTCTTGGGGGAGATAAGCCTGTTATCCCCGGGGTAGCTTTTATCCGTTGAGCGATGGCCCTTCCATGCGGAACCACCGGATCACTAAGCCCGTCTTTCGACCCTGCTCGACTTGTAGGTCTCGCAGTCAAGCTCCCTTGTGCCTTTACACTCTGCGAATGATTTCCAACCATTCTGAGGGAACCTTTGGGCGCCTCCGTTACTCTTTAGGAGGCGACCGCCCCAGTCAAACTGTCCGCCTGACACTGTCTCCTACCCCGCTTAGGGGTACGGGTTAGAATTTCAATACAGCTGGGGTAGTATCCCAAGGACGCCTCCACCGAAGCTGGCGCTCCGGTCTCTCTGGCTCCTACCTATCCTGTACAAGCTGTACCAAAATTCAATATCAGGCTACAGTAAAGCTCCACGGGGTCTTTCCGTCCTGTCGCGGGTAACCTGCATCTTCACAGGTACTATAATTTCACCGAGTCTCTCGTTGAGACAGTGCCCAGATCGTTACGCCTTTCGTGCGGGTCGGAACTTACCCGACAAGGAATTTCGCTACCTTAGGACCGTTATAGTTACGGCCGCCGTTTACTGGGGCTTCGGTTCTCACCTTCGCTTGCGCTAAGCAATCCCCTTAACCTTCCAGCACCGGGCAGGCGTCAGCCCCTATACGTCACCTTACGGTTTTGCAGAGACCTGTGTTTTTGCTAAACAGTCGCCTGGGCCTATTCACTGCGGCTCTCTCGGGCTTGCACCCTACTAGAGCACCCCTTCTCCCGAAGTTACGGGGTCATTTTGCCGAGTTCCTTAACGAGAGTTCTCTCGCTCACCTTAGGATTCTCTCCTCGACTACCTGTGTCGGTTTGCGGTACGGGCACCTCCTACCTCGCTAGAGGCTTTTCTTGACAGTGTGAAATCAGGAACTTCGCTCATACGAGCTCGCCATCATAGCTCAACGTTATAGAGAGCGGATTTGCCTACTCTCACGTCTTACTATTTAGACGCACATAACCAACAGTGCGCTTACCCTATCCTACTGTGTCCCCCCATTACTCAAATGGTAGGGAGGTGGTACAGGAATATCAACCTGTTATCCATCGCCTACGCCTGTCGGCCTCGGCTTAGGTCCCGACTAACCCTGAGAGGACGAGCCTTCCTCAGGAAACCTTAGTCATTCGGTGGATGGGATTCTCACCCATCTTTCGCTACTCATACCGGCATTCTCACTTCTAAGCGCTCCACCAGTCCTTCCGGTCTGACTTCACAGCACTTAGAACGCTCTCCTACCACAGACATCGTAGATGTCTATCCACAGCTTCGGTGAATTGTTTAGCCCCGATACATTTTCGGCGCAGCGTCACTCGACCAGTGAGCTATTACGCACTCTTTAAATGGTGGCTGCTTCTGAGCCAACATCCTGGTTGTCTAAGCAACGTCACATCCTTTTCCACTTAACAATTACTTTGGGACCTTAGCTGGTGGTCTGGGCTGTTTCCCTTTTGACTACGGATCTTATCACTCGCAGTCTGACTCCCGTGCATAAATCACTGGCATTCGGAGTTTGTCTGAATTCGGTAATCCGGGATGGACCCCTAGTCCAAACAGTGCTCTACCTCCAGGATTCTCTATCACGAGGCTAGCCCTAAAGCTATTTCGGAGAGAACCAGCTATCTCCAAGTTCGATTGGAATTTCTCCGCTACCCACACCTCATCCCCGCACTTTTCAACGTGCGTGGGTTCGGGCCTCCAGTAAGTGTTACCTTACCTTCACCCTGGACATGGGTAGATCACCTGGTTTCGGGTCTACGACCACATACTCATTCGCCCTATTCAGACTCGCTTTCGCTACGGCTCCGTCTTTTCAACTTAACCTTGCATGTAATCGTAACTCGCCGGTTCATTCTACAAAAGGCACGCTATCACCCATTAACGGGCTCTAACTACTTGTAGGCACATGGTTTCAGGATCTCTTTCACTCCCCTCCCGGGGTGCTTTTCACCTTTCCCTCACGGTACTGGTTCACTATCGGTCACTAGAGAGTATTTAGCCTTAGGAGATGGTCCTCCCAGATTCCGACGGAATTTCACGTGTTCCGCCGTACTCAGGATCCACTCTGGAGGGAATGAACTTTTGACTACAGGACTGTTACCTTCTTCGGTAGGTCTTTCCAAACCGCTTCGTCTAATTCATTCCTTTGTAACTCCGTATAGAGTGTCCTACAACCCCAAGAGGCAAGCCTCTTGGTTTGGGCTCTTCCCATTTCGCTCGCCGCTACTAAGGGAATCGAATTTTCTTTCTCTTCCTTCAGGTACTTAGATGTTTCAGTTCCCTGAGTCTGCCATCATGACGCTATGTATTCACGTCAAGATACTGTCCCATTACGAACAGTGGGTTCCCCCATTCGGAAATCTCCGGATCATAGCTTACTTACAGCTCCCCGAAGCATATCGGTGTTAGTGCCGTCCTTCATCGGCTTCTAGTGCCAAGGCATCCGCCATGCGCCCTTAATAACTTAACCTTCAGTTTTCAATACACATCGCATTACGTCGTCAATTTCACTCGTTCAAATCCTCATGCACCAAAGTGCACTCCGGTTTTCACTCACTCATTTCCTAGTACTACTCGTGTCTTGAAACCTTTTACAACTTTCAAGTTATTAAGCCTAAAAAATTTAAAACTTAATATAAAAAAATGTGTTACTTAAGAATTTCTTCAATGTCGTTTTATCCAGTTTTCAAAGAACAAGTTTTGAAAGCGATGAGCCTTCAAAACTGAACAGCAACCGTTAATCTTACAGACCCAAGGTCTGTATTCCGAAATATTCCTTAGAAAGGAGGTGATCCAGCCGCACCTTCCGATACGGCTACCTTGTTACGACTTCACCCCAATCATCTATCCCACCTTCGGCGGCTGGCTCCAAAAGGTTACCTCACCGACTTCGGGTGTTACAAACTCTCGTGGTGTGACGGGCGGTGTGTACAAGGCCCGGGAACGTATTCACCGCGGCATGCTGATCCGCGATTACTAGCGATTCCGGCTTCATGTAGGCGAGTTGCAGCCTACAATCCGAACTGAGAACGGTTTTATGAGATTAGCGTGCTCTCGCGAGTTAGCGACTCTTTGTACCGTCCATTGTAGCACGTGTGTAGCCCAGGTCATAAGGGGCATGATGATTTGACGTCATCCCCACCTTCCTCCGGTTTGTCACCGGCAGTCACCTTAGAGTGCCCAACTAAATGATGGCAACTAAGATTAAGGGTTGCGCTCGTTGCGGGACTTAACCCAACATCTCACGACACGAGCTGACGACAACCATGCACCACCTGTCACCAATGTCCCCGAAGGGAAAACTCTATCTCTAGAGTGGTCACTGGGATGTCAAGACCTGGTAAGGTTCTTCGCGTTGCTTCGAATTAAACCACATGCTCCACCGCTTGTGCGGGCCCCCGTCAATTCCTTTGAGTTTCAACCTTGCGGTCGTACTCCCCAGGCGGAGTGCTTAATGCGTTAGCTGCAGCACTAAGGGGCGGAAACCCCCTAACACTTAGCACTCATCGTTTACGGCATGGACTACCAGGGTATCTAATCCTGTTTGCTCCCCATGCTTTCGCGCCTCAGCGTCAGTTGCAGACCAGAAAGTCGCCTTCGCCACTGGTGTTCCTCCAAATCTCTACGCATTTCACCGCTACACTTGGAATTCCACTTTCCTCTTCTGCACTCAAGTCTCCCAGTTTCCAATGACCCTCCACGGTTAAGCCGTGGGCTTTCACATCAGACTTAAGAAACCGCCTGCGCGCGCTTTACGCCCAATAAATCCGGACAACGCTTGCCACCTACGTATTACCGCGGCTGCTGGCACGTAGTTAGCCGTGGCTTTCTAATAAGGTACCGTCAAGGTACGTTCATTTCCTAACGTACTTGTTCTTCCCTTACAACAGAGTTTTACGATCCGAAAACCTTCATCACTCACGCGGCGTTGCTCCATCAGACTTTCGTCCATTGTGGAAGATTCCCTACTGCTGCCTCCCGTAGGAGTTTGGGCCGTGTCTCAGTCCCAATGTGGCCGATCACCCTCTCAGGTCGGCTATGCATCGTCGCCTTGGTAGGCCGTTACCCCACCAACTAGCTAATGCACCGCGGGCCCATCCTGTAGTGACGCCCGAAAGCGCCTTTCAACATTTCACCATGAGGTGAAATGGATTATCCGGTATTAGCTCCGGTTTCCCGAAGTTATCCCAGTCTACAGGGCAGGTTGCCCACGTGTTACTCACCCGTCCGCCGCTAAATCAGAGGAGCAAGCTCCTCGTCATTCGCTCGACTTGCATGTATTAGGCACGCCGCCAGCGTTCGTCCTGAGCCAGGATCAAACTCTCCATAAAAATAAAGTTTGAAAGCTCATTTGCTTTGCTAGCGTTATCTATTGATAACAATTTGTCCTTGTCACTAACAGAAGTTAGTGATCAAAGTTTATTGATTAACGTTTGCTTGTTCAGTTTTCAAGGTTCATATTTAACGTCGTCTATTTTAGCGACTTTTTTATTATATCAAATCTCAAAAGCTATGTCAATAACTTTTTTTAACTTAATATTTTTTACTCATTTTTCGCTGTATCTCTTAGCGACTTAAATAATATATCATGCTATTTTATTTGAGTCAATATATTTTTATTATATTTTATAAATTTATGAGTTTTTTCTGTTATTGATAAAAAACTTATCACAGCAAATTTTTTATCTATGTTGATAGAGGTATTCAAGTATCACTATCGTATTAGCTAACCATATACTATAAATAAAATGATTTACTTCAACTTTATAATAAGAAAATCTGTATAAAAGTTTTTACACAGTTCAAATTCACTTCTTACCTCCTTTAAGCAAATAGTAACTGTTGATTTTTTAAAACCTGTCATTACTTCTACTTCTTTGTTTTCAAAAATATTCGTTAAATTAAGAAGGCTGTAACTGAATTTCCTTTGCTCAAAGACCACCGCCTTTTACCAATAAATTGTCTTAAAATTGATACTGTCAAATACCAAGGCCTAACTTTTATAATGAATAACCGTAAAACAGATAGCTTAATCTTGGAGATTTTCCGAAACGCTACTAATATTGCGATTTTATTTTGTGCTATTAAGTATTCTATTTTCTAATATTATAAATGTCTAAATAGAAATCCTTAAAAAAGAAAATGTAAGCTTTTGAACCTACAAATAAAACTTATTCAATGGATATTGGGCTTTTGACATTGAATTATCACCCAATAATACATATGGATAGTAAGAACAAAAAAAAGGAGGCTAAGAGTAATGAACAAAGAGTTATTAGGTTCTTTAGTGAATCAAGTCATTAAAGTAGATAGGGGAGGCCCAGAAAACAATATTGGCATGTTGTTAGGCGCTGGAGAAGATCACATTACAATACTTACAGAAAACGATGGCATTATATACTATAAAACACAACATATCAAAAGCTTAACACATGATTCAAAAGGCGGATTGGAATTTAACACTGTAATTCCTGAAAATTTTGAGTATGTAAAAGGGGAGGATTTTAAAAGTGTTCTAGGTTCCCTACGCTATCAATGGGTACAAATCAATCGTGGCGGCCCTGAAAAATTGGAAGGCGTTCTAGATTCAGTTACTGATGATTATTTAACAATCATCTTGAACGAGGAAGTCATTCGAGTTTCTACGTTCCATATTCGAAGTATTAGCTATGGACTTAAAATTGAAAAAGAAGCGGCAGAAGATGTAACAGAAAAAGAAAGTAATGAGAAAAAACAATAGAATTTCACTGATCTAAATACCTTGAAAAAAAGCACAATGTAAATTAAAGCAATAGTAAATAACTAAAAAATAACTTATGAAAGGGGCCCCCTAATTGATGGAGGGTAACTTTGAAAAATCAATAGGGGGTCTTGTAGGTTCGAAAATTGGTTTTTATCTCAACGATAACCAATTTATCGAAGGCGTTTTATTAAACGTTAAGCGAGATCACCTAATTGTAAAGGTGAATCAGAGTGTTATTTATTTTGCGCTCAATCAAATTCATGCATGTTCAAAAAATGCTAAAGACTTTCGAGTATCATCTAACGTAGTTCCCTACCTAAACCGTAATAATTTAACAGATATATTGAATGACTTGAAATATAATTGGGTCACTATTAATTGCATGAGTAACCAAACATTTGCTGGATTGTTAAGTAGGATTTGCGAAGACCATATTATATTAGTTAACAATACAGAACAACTCTTTGTACAAAAATCTTATATTTCTAATATCTATAAAGGTATTTACGAAAATATTGAACAAAATCAAAAGAATAATGTTATAAAAGATACTATCCAATCATTATCTCCAGAAGACGAATCAAATCAACTCCTTGAACATGAATCTATTCTTCCTTCTACATCTGAGTCTACCTTATCTTCTGAAGTTGACTCTATTCTGACTTCTACACCTGAGCCTACCCTATCTTCTGAAACTGATCTTATTCTTCCTTCTACATCCGAATCTACCTTATCCTCTGAAACTAATCCTGTTACTACATTACCTGATTCTGTCCAACTTCCTATACCCAACAAAACTGTTCAATTTAATGAATTTGATTCAAGGAATGAAAGTACTCACCATCTAGTAGAACCAACTAAAAACGAACAAAAAAACAAAAATAAGATGTCTGCACAAGAATACTTCAATGCTATTAAAAGAAAAAATTATAACGATGAAACAAATCACCTAGATATCCAGAACTCCAACGAAGCAGGATCAACAACCCAAAATACTTACGTTCATTCATCAAATGTTGAAGAATACGATAATGAATCAAATAATTTAACAAAAGAAGATCTAAATACTTTTATAATGAACAGAAATAGAAAAATTAGAAAAAGAAAATTTAAGCTAACCAAATCTAACGTATATCAAAAAGGAAAGAAAGATATTACGTTTTCAATCGCTTCTTTAACTGATAAAAAACTTTTAGATAAACCAAACATGTTAAATGAAGATTACGAAGTTTTTTATGATAATCCGAATTCTAGTAATCACTATACTGATCCATTATTTTCTAACTCCTTCGATCTTTCAACACAAAAAGTACTCAAAGAAGGCGATATTGATGAAAATTTACATCATTCAACTAACAATTTAGACTATAAACAATCATCATCTAATTGCCACATTGTAAATAAAACCAGTTCAAAAGAAGAAAAGATTGTTTTAGAAAAACAATACTATGCACTAATGAAACATGCTGAAAAAATGTATCTGCAATTAAAGAATGCTCGTTTAAAGAAAGAACATTAGAGGAAATCACATGAACAAAACAATCTCATTTCTTTAATAGTTTACTTTATATTGATGATTCAATTATTGGTTTAGTTAGCTTAAATCTTTATGTAGAAAAATTTATTAAAAAGGATGGTGACATGAATAAATTACTACAAAAATTCAGCAATGAAATAGTAGAGCTTGAGATATCCGGAGGGAAATTTCTTAAAGGTACTATGATCGATATCGGCAGTGAAATAGTTGTTTTATTTAATGGAAGTGATTATCTATACGTTCCTATTGAACATATTCAACATTTATCCCTAAATAATGATAATGGGGATGAAATCGATAAACCTTCAGAACCTCCAACTATTATTTCGAACAAAGAGAAGGAAGATTTAACCCTGACTCAGGTTCTTACCCAAGCACAAGGAATGTATACAGAAATTTATGTAACAGGTAAAACTTCATTGCATGGATATATCTCGAACATTATGAATAATTACATCGTATTTCAATCACCTATCTATAAAACCATGTTTATTGCATTAAAACATTTAAAATGGCTTATTCCTTATTCTTTTAATCAAAAGCCTTACGAATTGGCAGATCAAACCTTTTCTATTCAACCTTATAATGAACCATTATCGAACAACTTAGAAATTCAAGTTGAGCATATGAAAAATGAACTGGTTGTCATTAATATTGGAGAGAAAAGCAATTATATTGGAAAAATAATTGCGATCGAAGGGGAAATTGTAGAAATAAAAACTGCCAGAACAAATTCTGTTTATCTTAATCTAAATCATTTTAAAACAATTCATTTGGTATGATACCTATATATCCTAAATCAATTTGAAATTATTTATTCAATTTATAAATTACCTGCAACCTTCACTTTTAAAGGGAGGGTTGCAAAGGTAATTATTGCCCTATAGGTTCAATTCATCGTTACTGTCTATCAATACGCAGGTTTTCCCTTTCAACTTATCTACCTTTCTGATCTCCCTATTGCTACTTGTGTATAACTAATTATTTCATCAATACATATCCACAATTTAATCTTCCATAAAGAATTTCTTTCGTTCCGTGGATATCCATTCCTCTAGGTTATCTCCACTTTTCCTAACTAAGCGGTTAACCAATACATCATGCCAAACGTAATCTTCCAATAAATAAATATGAACGGGATCATCTGTATAAAAAGCCAATTCACGATCATCTAATGATGACCCGTATATCATTTCCTTTGCATCAATGGATAAAATAAACCACCTCTTACTTGTTGGTGCTTCTGTAAAATGAGTGATTCGATGTAGATCTACCCCTTTTACAGGTTCATTTACATGTAGTGTAATTCCTTGAATTTGGATATTTTCATCTACTTCATCTAAATCTTTTCTTAACTCTTCATACATATCATCCCACATCGAAATGATAATTCTTTTTTGGGCTTTTTTAATAAGTGATTTGCAATAGCTAGCAATCGTCGTTTTCTCTTTTAATGTAAGAACACGGTTGTCTGGCTTTTCTTCTGTTGTTTCTAGTTCTTTAAGCTTTTTGCTCAAACTTTGATAATTTGTTTCCCAAGTGGATTGTGCCTTTTCTAGAAAGACGTCTACTGGTAGTGGTGAATACACAGCCCCATCGTTTTTTTCCTCTTTTAAGACAATTCCCTTCTCAATTAGGTTTTTCAAAGTATCGTAGATTCGTGCTCTCGGTATACCAGAGTCTTTACTTACTTGATATGCTGTTACAGCCCCCAATTTGACCAAAGCAACATAGGATTTTGCCTCGTATTCAGTGAATCCCATTGCCTTTAGCTGCTTCACTAAGCTCTCCATACTGCATTCCTCCATTTTTTCTTATCTTCATCTTACCAAATCTATTTGTAACTATTTACAATAAAAAAGATTTTAGTTACTATCTTAGTAGTTACTATACAGGAAGGTTGATTTGATGTCATTTGACGTAGATATTAATTTTTCACTTTTATTAATTCTTGTAATTTTTGGTTTTTTAGCTGCATTTATTGATTCTGTTGTCGGTGGTGGTGGATTAATTGGATTACCAGCCTTGTTATTTGTAGGTCTTTCACCTGCTGCAGCCGTTGCAACGAATAAACTTGCAGGGACAATGGGGTCTCTAACGAGTACAATAACTTTTTACCGTTCTGGCAAGATGGATTTCAAATCTGTTGCAAAATTTTTCCCATTAGTTCTTATTGGATCAGGTATCGGTGCATGGATTGTCCATTTGATGAATCCAGAGATATTAAAACCACTTATGCTGATTATGCTTGCTGGGGTTGCTGTGTATACCATTTTCAAAAAAGATTGGGGTAGCGTTTCCACTTATAAAAGATTATCGCCAGCTAAACTTGCTTTATTTATAGTAGTCATTTTTGTCATTGGATTTTATGATGGTTTCTTAGGACCCGGGACTGGGTCGTTTCTCATTTTCGCCTTTTTAATGGTAGGTTTTGATTTTCTTAGGGCAGCAGGTAATGCTCGATTTCTAAACTTCGGAAGTAATATTGCTGCATTACTAATGTTCATGTCTTTAGGACAAATACACTATGCATATGGAATACCAATGGGCATTGCACAAATTTTCGGTGCCATTGTCGGTTCAAAATTTGCACTAAAACAAGGGACAGGTTATGTCCGAGTATTATTTATCATGGTGACATGCTCATTATTAGCAAAAAATATTTATGATTATTTCTTTAAGTAAGCTGTTAAATTATCTTCCTTAAAATAGGCCGTATATCTTTAACGGTCTATTTTTTTGCTTTAAAATATCATTGATTATTCAAAATCTGTAAACTAAATAGGAGGAATAATCTAAACAAAACCTTTTCTAAATGATACTATTCTAGTATTCGCTACAATTAAACAGAATTATCATATACGATACCTCAAAAGAGATCCATCAAAAATTCTATTAAAGTTGTTTTACAAATAATAGTTCGATCCTGTGTTAATTTGTGCAACGACTTACTTCAGAAAATTTTAAATCATAAGCGGCATGCTTATTTTAATATAAAGTGAAAAAGCTCGCTCATAATGAAACCAAAAGAATTTAGATATGGAAATGTAGTTAGATGAGGAAAATACGATTCAGGAGGATGCTTTAATGAAGGATTTTAGTCAAGCTATTTTGGATTCTCTTTTAGACAATAT
This window of the Rummeliibacillus pycnus genome carries:
- a CDS encoding DUF2642 domain-containing protein, which translates into the protein MNKLLQKFSNEIVELEISGGKFLKGTMIDIGSEIVVLFNGSDYLYVPIEHIQHLSLNNDNGDEIDKPSEPPTIISNKEKEDLTLTQVLTQAQGMYTEIYVTGKTSLHGYISNIMNNYIVFQSPIYKTMFIALKHLKWLIPYSFNQKPYELADQTFSIQPYNEPLSNNLEIQVEHMKNELVVINIGEKSNYIGKIIAIEGEIVEIKTARTNSVYLNLNHFKTIHLV
- a CDS encoding TrmB family transcriptional regulator; amino-acid sequence: MESLVKQLKAMGFTEYEAKSYVALVKLGAVTAYQVSKDSGIPRARIYDTLKNLIEKGIVLKEEKNDGAVYSPLPVDVFLEKAQSTWETNYQSLSKKLKELETTEEKPDNRVLTLKEKTTIASYCKSLIKKAQKRIIISMWDDMYEELRKDLDEVDENIQIQGITLHVNEPVKGVDLHRITHFTEAPTSKRWFILSIDAKEMIYGSSLDDRELAFYTDDPVHIYLLEDYVWHDVLVNRLVRKSGDNLEEWISTERKKFFMED
- a CDS encoding TSUP family transporter, which encodes MSFDVDINFSLLLILVIFGFLAAFIDSVVGGGGLIGLPALLFVGLSPAAAVATNKLAGTMGSLTSTITFYRSGKMDFKSVAKFFPLVLIGSGIGAWIVHLMNPEILKPLMLIMLAGVAVYTIFKKDWGSVSTYKRLSPAKLALFIVVIFVIGFYDGFLGPGTGSFLIFAFLMVGFDFLRAAGNARFLNFGSNIAALLMFMSLGQIHYAYGIPMGIAQIFGAIVGSKFALKQGTGYVRVLFIMVTCSLLAKNIYDYFFK